A genomic region of Streptomyces diastaticus subsp. diastaticus contains the following coding sequences:
- a CDS encoding asparaginase → MATVALLATGGTIASTGGADGRVPTASGRDLLRQAGLGGGDPPVPVRELELGGSFSWDLERMRRVIEEIRGCLAAPVRGTDGARPDGVVVTHGTDTMEETVFLASLLLDDPRPVVLTGAQQPYDSRSPDGPENLRDAFAVAAAPSARGRGPLLCFDGLVFAARGVTKVDTLSHRAFGAPGRGPVLRVHDGRVTALAPPGPPHPLPGVDLDTGLPRVDVVALYPGADEALLRAAAETGAAGLVLAAPGTGNTAPRVAREVARLTGSGVPVLVCSRVPSGPAVPLYGGGGGVDLARAGAVFAGDLSPWQARLLLAVALAATRLGAARAVSGWLDG, encoded by the coding sequence ATGGCCACGGTCGCGCTGCTCGCCACCGGCGGCACCATCGCCTCCACCGGAGGCGCCGACGGGCGTGTCCCGACCGCCTCCGGCCGGGATCTGCTGCGCCAGGCGGGGCTGGGCGGCGGCGACCCTCCCGTTCCGGTGCGCGAACTGGAGTTGGGCGGATCGTTCTCCTGGGACCTGGAGAGGATGCGCCGGGTGATCGAGGAGATCCGCGGTTGCCTCGCGGCACCTGTCCGGGGCACGGACGGTGCCCGGCCGGACGGCGTGGTGGTGACGCACGGCACGGACACCATGGAGGAGACGGTCTTCCTCGCCTCCCTGCTGCTGGACGACCCGCGCCCGGTGGTGCTGACCGGCGCGCAGCAGCCGTACGACTCGCGCTCCCCCGACGGCCCGGAGAACCTGCGGGACGCCTTCGCGGTCGCCGCCGCACCGTCGGCGCGCGGCCGGGGCCCGCTGCTCTGCTTCGACGGGCTGGTCTTCGCCGCCCGGGGGGTCACCAAGGTCGACACGCTGTCGCACCGTGCCTTCGGTGCCCCCGGCCGGGGCCCGGTGCTGCGCGTCCACGACGGCCGGGTGACCGCGCTGGCGCCGCCCGGCCCGCCACACCCCCTGCCCGGCGTCGACCTGGACACCGGCCTGCCCCGCGTCGACGTGGTCGCGCTCTACCCCGGCGCCGACGAGGCTCTGCTGCGGGCCGCCGCGGAGACCGGGGCGGCCGGTCTGGTGCTGGCCGCCCCGGGGACGGGGAACACCGCGCCCCGGGTGGCCCGCGAGGTGGCCCGGCTGACCGGCTCGGGCGTCCCGGTCCTGGTCTGCTCCCGGGTCCCGTCGGGCCCGGCCGTCCCGCTGTACGGGGGCGGGGGCGGTGTCGACCTGGCCAGGGCGGGGGCCGTGTTCGCGGGCGACCTCAGCCCCTGGCAGGCCCGGCTGCTGCTGGCGGTGGCGCTGGCGGCCACCCGGCTGGGCGCGGCGCGGGCGGTCTCCGGCTGGCTGGACGGCTGA